The Mycolicibacterium mageritense genome contains a region encoding:
- the gyrB gene encoding DNA topoisomerase (ATP-hydrolyzing) subunit B: MSSYGAQSITILEGLDVVRKRPGMYIGSTGERGLHHMVWEVVDNGVDEAMAGYASRVDVALLPDGGVEVRDDGRGIPVAMHETGIPTVDVVMTQLHAGGKFDGESYQVSGGLHGVGVSVVNALSTRLEVVIHRDGYEWHQHYDHSVPGILQRGGASERTGTTVRFWSDPGVFETTEYNAETIARRLQEMAFLNKGLVLTLTDRRNPDGDTRTFHRPGGLTDFVKHINRVKGPIQPSIIAFEGTGPGHEVEIAMQWNAGYSESVHSFANTINTHEGGTHEEGFRSALTSVVNRYAKEKKLLKDKDPNLTGDDIREGLAAVISVKVSQPQFEGQTKTKLGNAAVRSFVQKVCNEELTHWFEANPVEAKVIVTKVASSAQARIAARKARELVRRKSATDIGGLPGKLADCRSTDPRKSELYVVEGDSAGGSAKSGRDSMFQAILPLRGKIINVEKARIDRVLKNTEVQAIITALGTGIHDEFDIDKLRYHKIVLMADADVDGQHISTLLLTLLFRFMKPLIENGHVFLAQPPLYKLKWQRQEPEFAYSDRERDALLEAGKAAGKRINVDDGIQRYKGLGEMDAKELWETTMDPTVRVLRMVTLDDAAAADELFSILMGDDVEARRSFITRNAKDIRFLDI; encoded by the coding sequence GTGTCCAGCTATGGCGCTCAGTCGATCACGATCCTCGAAGGCCTCGACGTCGTCCGCAAACGCCCCGGCATGTATATCGGGTCGACCGGTGAACGCGGGCTGCACCACATGGTGTGGGAGGTCGTCGACAACGGGGTCGACGAGGCCATGGCCGGGTACGCCAGCCGCGTCGACGTCGCGCTACTCCCTGACGGTGGCGTCGAGGTGCGCGACGACGGCCGCGGCATCCCCGTCGCCATGCACGAAACCGGCATTCCCACAGTCGATGTCGTGATGACCCAGCTGCACGCGGGCGGCAAGTTCGACGGCGAGTCCTACCAGGTGTCGGGCGGGCTCCACGGTGTCGGCGTGTCCGTCGTCAACGCGCTCTCGACACGGCTCGAGGTGGTGATCCACCGCGACGGGTACGAGTGGCATCAACACTACGACCATTCGGTGCCGGGGATCCTCCAGCGCGGCGGCGCCTCGGAGCGCACCGGCACCACGGTCCGATTCTGGTCCGATCCAGGCGTTTTCGAGACCACCGAGTACAACGCCGAGACCATCGCCCGCCGGCTTCAGGAAATGGCCTTCCTGAACAAGGGGCTGGTTCTCACGCTGACCGACCGGCGCAATCCCGACGGCGACACCCGCACGTTCCACCGCCCAGGCGGCTTGACCGACTTCGTCAAGCACATCAACCGGGTGAAAGGCCCGATCCAGCCGAGCATCATCGCGTTCGAGGGCACCGGTCCCGGTCACGAGGTCGAGATCGCGATGCAGTGGAATGCCGGTTACTCGGAGTCGGTGCACTCGTTCGCCAACACCATCAACACTCATGAGGGCGGTACCCACGAGGAGGGGTTCCGGTCGGCGCTCACGAGCGTGGTGAACCGGTATGCCAAGGAGAAGAAGCTCCTCAAGGACAAGGATCCCAACCTCACCGGCGACGACATCCGCGAAGGTCTGGCGGCCGTGATCTCGGTGAAGGTGTCACAACCGCAGTTCGAGGGGCAGACCAAGACCAAGCTGGGCAACGCGGCCGTTCGCTCGTTTGTGCAGAAGGTCTGCAACGAGGAGCTGACGCACTGGTTCGAGGCCAACCCGGTCGAAGCCAAGGTCATCGTCACCAAGGTCGCATCGTCGGCGCAGGCGCGTATTGCGGCGCGTAAGGCCCGGGAGTTGGTGCGGCGTAAGAGCGCGACCGATATCGGTGGGTTGCCGGGTAAGTTGGCCGATTGCCGGTCGACGGATCCGCGTAAGTCCGAACTGTATGTGGTGGAGGGTGATTCGGCGGGTGGCTCGGCCAAGAGCGGCCGGGATTCGATGTTCCAGGCGATCCTGCCGTTGCGCGGCAAGATCATCAACGTCGAAAAGGCCCGTATCGACCGGGTTTTGAAGAACACCGAAGTCCAGGCGATCATCACGGCGCTGGGCACCGGTATTCATGACGAGTTCGATATCGACAAGCTGCGGTATCACAAGATCGTGTTGATGGCCGACGCCGACGTGGACGGTCAGCACATCTCGACGCTGCTGTTGACGTTGTTGTTCCGGTTCATGAAGCCGTTGATCGAGAACGGGCATGTGTTTTTGGCGCAGCCGCCGTTGTACAAGCTCAAGTGGCAGCGTCAGGAGCCGGAGTTCGCCTATTCCGACCGGGAGCGGGATGCGTTGCTGGAGGCGGGTAAGGCCGCCGGTAAGCGGATCAATGTCGATGACGGTATCCAGCGGTACAAGGGTCTGGGTGAGATGGACGCCAAGGAGCTGTGGGAGACCACGATGGATCCGACCGTGCGGGTGTTGCGTATGGTGACCCTCGATGACGCCGCGGCGGCCGACGAGCTGTTCTCGATCCTGATGGGCGACGACGTCGAAGCCCGCCGGAGCTTCATCACCCGCAACGCCAAGGACATCCGCTTTCTCGACATCTGA
- a CDS encoding LysR family transcriptional regulator, protein MKFDLERLAVLAAVAKHGSMTAAAEELSYTPSAVSQQIRRLESELRTPMVDRHARGVTLTEAGRAVVARAEAISGQLRGLENDLDDLAGLRAGTLRIGVFPTFAASLLPSVITRFRSRHPGVAVEVRSSRNAPLRELLISGEIDLGLAWDYPWNRAEDAAITTEELMLDPTILLLPATHPMAARTDVDPAGLTSETWVVRANHPTTDVLERCARANGFVPNIAAETNDYPELQAMVAAGFGIAMCPALATQPLRDDLVVRRLRPDVPARRISTAHSAGRALSPSHQAMLSAMRSVAAGRPG, encoded by the coding sequence ATGAAGTTCGACCTCGAACGGTTGGCCGTGCTGGCCGCGGTGGCCAAGCACGGTTCCATGACCGCGGCCGCCGAGGAGCTGTCCTACACGCCGTCGGCGGTCTCGCAGCAGATTCGGCGCCTCGAGTCGGAACTGCGCACGCCGATGGTCGATCGGCACGCGCGCGGAGTGACGCTGACGGAGGCGGGCCGGGCGGTTGTCGCTCGCGCAGAAGCCATTTCAGGCCAGTTGCGCGGATTGGAGAACGACCTCGACGACCTGGCGGGCCTGCGCGCGGGGACGCTGCGGATCGGGGTCTTCCCCACGTTCGCCGCGTCGCTGCTGCCGTCGGTGATCACCCGGTTCCGCTCGCGTCACCCCGGCGTGGCGGTTGAAGTGCGGAGCAGCCGCAACGCACCGCTGCGCGAACTGTTGATCAGTGGTGAAATCGACCTCGGCCTGGCCTGGGACTACCCGTGGAATCGCGCAGAGGACGCCGCGATCACCACCGAGGAGCTGATGCTGGATCCGACGATCCTGCTGCTGCCGGCCACGCACCCCATGGCCGCGCGCACCGACGTCGACCCGGCCGGGCTCACGTCCGAGACCTGGGTGGTACGCGCGAACCATCCCACCACGGATGTCCTTGAACGGTGCGCTCGCGCAAATGGTTTCGTACCCAACATCGCCGCCGAGACGAACGACTACCCAGAACTGCAGGCGATGGTCGCAGCCGGATTCGGGATCGCCATGTGCCCCGCGCTGGCAACTCAACCGTTACGGGACGACCTGGTTGTCCGCCGGCTCAGGCCCGACGTTCCCGCGCGCAGGATCAGCACGGCCCATTCGGCCGGAAGGGCGCTCAGCCCCTCCCATCAGGCGATGCTGTCGGCGATGCGCAGCGTTGCCGCGGGACGGCCCGGATAG
- a CDS encoding DUF202 domain-containing protein, giving the protein MTRQALAEDRGLQAERTALAWTRTALAVAASGVLVLVRDGVGSPARIAVVAAAAVLAAGVYVVGARRRRQLLCRPVAAGRRYVPIVGVAVITESALVVAYLVLPAA; this is encoded by the coding sequence ATGACCCGGCAGGCACTCGCCGAAGACCGGGGGCTGCAGGCCGAACGGACCGCACTCGCGTGGACCCGCACCGCGCTTGCAGTTGCCGCGTCGGGGGTGCTCGTGTTGGTGCGCGACGGCGTCGGTAGCCCCGCGCGCATCGCGGTCGTCGCCGCGGCCGCCGTACTCGCCGCGGGCGTGTACGTGGTCGGGGCGCGGCGGCGCCGTCAGCTGCTGTGCCGCCCGGTGGCAGCCGGGCGGCGGTATGTACCGATTGTCGGAGTCGCCGTGATCACCGAGAGCGCGTTGGTGGTGGCGTATCTGGTGTTACCCGCCGCCTGA
- a CDS encoding Ldh family oxidoreductase, whose product MTTCTVAVEELSELARSALIGGGVPADDAADIADVLIAADLFGIHTHGVQRIPQYLDRVRLGGVNPRPDIRTDAPAPAVRLVDGDNGIGPLVGRRALGDALAAGRQTGVGVAFVKGSNHFGPVMPYLYDAAQHGFAAVIASNATTTIAPWGGKATKLGNNPMGWGMPAGDNDPILFDVALSVVARAKIRAAAAAGTKIPTTWATDASGVPTDDPDAALAGFLQPIAGHKGYGLSVMVDLFAGVLSGASYLDRVSSWSSHPEIPQDLGHFFIVIDTETICPADELDRRVTDFRERLLATPAADPSSPVRLPGQLELQNRRRQQREGVDIAAADLDKLRQLSELRVSAGGTQ is encoded by the coding sequence ATGACCACCTGCACCGTAGCTGTCGAGGAACTCAGCGAGCTGGCCCGCTCGGCTCTGATCGGCGGGGGCGTTCCCGCCGACGATGCCGCCGATATCGCCGACGTCCTGATCGCCGCCGACCTGTTCGGTATCCACACCCACGGTGTTCAGCGGATCCCGCAGTACCTGGACCGGGTGCGCCTCGGTGGCGTGAACCCTCGGCCCGACATCCGTACGGACGCCCCCGCACCGGCTGTCCGACTTGTGGACGGCGACAACGGGATCGGGCCGCTCGTCGGGCGCCGGGCGCTCGGCGACGCGCTCGCCGCCGGTCGTCAGACCGGTGTCGGTGTCGCATTCGTCAAGGGCAGCAATCACTTCGGTCCGGTCATGCCCTACCTGTACGACGCCGCACAGCACGGGTTCGCCGCGGTCATCGCCAGTAACGCCACCACCACCATTGCCCCGTGGGGCGGGAAGGCGACCAAACTCGGCAACAACCCGATGGGCTGGGGAATGCCCGCCGGCGACAACGATCCCATCCTCTTCGACGTGGCGCTCAGTGTCGTCGCCCGCGCGAAGATCCGGGCGGCCGCCGCGGCCGGTACGAAAATTCCCACCACCTGGGCCACCGATGCCTCGGGCGTTCCGACCGATGATCCCGACGCGGCGCTGGCCGGCTTCCTTCAACCGATCGCCGGTCACAAGGGTTACGGACTGTCGGTGATGGTCGACTTGTTCGCCGGGGTGCTCAGTGGCGCTTCGTATCTGGACCGCGTCAGCTCATGGAGCAGCCACCCCGAAATACCGCAAGACCTCGGACACTTCTTCATCGTGATCGACACGGAGACCATCTGCCCGGCAGACGAGCTGGACCGGCGCGTCACGGATTTCCGCGAGCGACTCCTGGCAACTCCTGCCGCGGACCCGTCGTCACCCGTGCGATTGCCGGGGCAGCTGGAACTGCAGAACCGGCGCAGACAGCAACGGGAGGGAGTCGACATCGCTGCCGCTGACCTCGACAAGCTCCGGCAACTCAGCGAACTTCGAGTCTCCGCAGGAGGAACCCAATGA
- a CDS encoding formylglycine-generating enzyme family protein, which yields MLTELVALPGGTYRMGSQDFYPEESPVLEAVVAPFSIERHPVTNAQFAEFVLATGYVTVAERPLDPRAFPGVPADELVPGALVFRATAGPVDLRDWRQWWTWAPGACWKHPEGSGSTIDDRLDHPVVQVAYPDAAAYAAWAGRRLPTEAQWEYAARAGSESAYAWGDDVQPDGELMANTWQGKFPYRNDGARGWIGTSPVGTFAPNGFGLIDMIGNVWEWTSTRYAPRHRASPQVSGCCPAPAGDPSVHQTLKGGSHLCAPEYCHRYRPAARSSQSQDSATTHIGFRCVAD from the coding sequence ATGCTTACCGAACTGGTCGCCCTCCCCGGCGGCACCTACCGGATGGGATCACAGGACTTCTATCCGGAGGAATCTCCTGTATTGGAGGCGGTCGTCGCGCCCTTCTCGATCGAGCGGCACCCGGTCACCAACGCCCAGTTCGCGGAGTTCGTGCTCGCCACGGGATATGTCACGGTCGCGGAGCGCCCACTCGATCCGCGGGCCTTTCCCGGTGTACCCGCAGATGAACTCGTTCCGGGGGCATTGGTCTTCCGGGCCACCGCGGGACCGGTTGACCTGCGCGATTGGCGGCAGTGGTGGACGTGGGCCCCCGGCGCCTGCTGGAAGCACCCGGAAGGATCCGGATCGACTATCGACGATCGGCTCGATCACCCGGTGGTCCAGGTCGCCTACCCCGACGCGGCGGCCTATGCGGCGTGGGCCGGTCGACGCCTTCCCACCGAGGCGCAGTGGGAGTACGCGGCCCGTGCCGGCTCCGAGTCGGCCTACGCGTGGGGCGACGACGTTCAGCCGGACGGTGAGCTCATGGCCAACACCTGGCAGGGCAAGTTCCCGTATCGAAACGATGGTGCGCGGGGATGGATCGGAACATCACCGGTTGGTACGTTCGCGCCGAACGGATTCGGCCTGATCGACATGATCGGCAACGTGTGGGAGTGGACCTCGACCCGGTACGCACCGCGGCACCGCGCCAGTCCTCAGGTGTCAGGCTGCTGCCCGGCGCCCGCAGGCGACCCGTCGGTGCACCAAACCCTCAAGGGCGGATCCCACCTGTGCGCGCCCGAATACTGCCACCGATACCGGCCGGCAGCCCGGTCGTCGCAGTCGCAGGACAGCGCGACCACGCACATCGGGTTTCGTTGCGTCGCCGACTGA
- a CDS encoding ABC transporter substrate-binding protein, with the protein MDDVQYPPRGRWRARSATLLTALTVGGAQLLTGCGLLTEPTVVVNVGYQSKTINTVNAGTLLRDRGDFENALKELGAATGTKYRVVWQDFASGAPLTAQMIATHVDIGSMGDYPLLTNGSKTRKYDDAVTEMVATTGYNLRGSLNQVVVPSDSTAQTLTDLTGKKVSTSLGSAGDGMFSSAVKNSGIDKSAVQIVNQDPSVGASAIDGRQVDALAQFVPWPQLVIYRNQGRLLYDGGDNNVPTFHGVVVRRQFADRNPDVMAAFLRAMRATTDDIVAHPLAAAKRVGELTGIEPEVIYLYNGPNGLVSFDMTLKEQFLAAFAAVKDYLVGRGSVTADFDVPGFVNDGYLRQLFGDEYPVRRASVANPMTLTGFDDVCGLPVNDPALASELWASGAETTDVAATPACLLRRVAATPAVRAAYVPDTLTGLRIFADHAVWLQDPTAPPTQRYKPFATSAGADTYRASHPHAQAVGYAAAVGQSRTAG; encoded by the coding sequence ATGGACGACGTGCAATATCCCCCTCGTGGCCGGTGGCGCGCCCGGTCGGCGACTCTGCTGACCGCACTCACCGTCGGTGGGGCGCAGCTGCTGACCGGGTGCGGTCTGCTCACCGAGCCTACCGTCGTCGTCAACGTCGGCTACCAATCGAAGACCATCAACACCGTCAACGCCGGCACCCTGCTGCGCGACCGCGGCGACTTCGAGAACGCACTCAAGGAACTGGGTGCCGCCACCGGGACCAAGTACCGGGTGGTGTGGCAGGACTTCGCGTCCGGCGCTCCGCTGACCGCACAGATGATCGCCACCCACGTCGACATCGGGTCTATGGGCGACTACCCGCTGCTCACCAACGGCTCCAAGACCCGCAAATACGACGACGCAGTCACCGAGATGGTCGCGACCACCGGCTACAACCTGCGCGGCTCGCTGAACCAGGTGGTGGTGCCATCGGATTCGACCGCTCAGACCCTGACCGACCTGACGGGCAAGAAGGTTTCGACGAGCCTCGGGTCGGCCGGTGACGGAATGTTCTCGTCGGCCGTGAAGAACAGCGGGATCGACAAGAGCGCCGTGCAGATCGTCAACCAGGATCCATCGGTGGGCGCGTCGGCGATCGACGGGCGGCAGGTCGATGCCCTGGCGCAGTTCGTGCCGTGGCCGCAGTTGGTGATCTACCGCAACCAAGGACGGCTGCTCTACGACGGCGGCGACAACAACGTGCCGACGTTTCACGGCGTGGTGGTGCGGCGGCAGTTCGCCGACCGCAATCCCGACGTGATGGCGGCGTTCCTACGAGCGATGAGGGCCACCACCGACGACATCGTCGCGCACCCGCTGGCAGCAGCGAAGCGGGTAGGGGAGCTGACCGGCATCGAACCCGAGGTGATCTATCTCTACAACGGCCCCAACGGGTTGGTCAGCTTCGACATGACCCTCAAAGAGCAGTTTCTCGCCGCGTTCGCGGCCGTCAAGGACTACCTGGTCGGGCGCGGTTCGGTGACAGCCGATTTCGACGTACCCGGGTTCGTCAACGACGGCTACCTGCGACAGCTGTTCGGCGACGAGTACCCGGTGCGACGTGCGAGCGTCGCGAATCCGATGACGCTCACCGGCTTTGACGACGTCTGCGGGTTACCGGTGAACGACCCGGCGCTGGCCTCCGAGCTGTGGGCGTCCGGCGCTGAGACCACCGACGTCGCGGCGACCCCGGCATGCCTGCTGCGCCGGGTGGCCGCGACACCTGCCGTGCGGGCCGCCTATGTGCCGGACACGCTCACCGGGCTGCGGATCTTCGCCGACCACGCCGTCTGGCTGCAAGATCCGACCGCGCCGCCCACCCAGCGTTACAAGCCGTTCGCCACCTCGGCGGGTGCGGACACCTACCGCGCCAGTCATCCGCACGCCCAGGCCGTCGGCTACGCCGCCGCGGTCGGGCAGTCCCGCACGGCCGGTTAG
- a CDS encoding GntR family transcriptional regulator has product MARRPNIPPKDFPRPAPREYAGTRADAARWARDVLRGQILDGVYGGLAAARPLLPPENELAAEFGVSRNAIREALELLRGEGLITRVQGAGTFVTGAKLSQRIDRLEGLAESLAGHQLPVENTVLSVREAVASPFVAAKLQLPENAPILFIERLRSVGGVPLSLDTTSLRIGAIPVDANLDSQDVFALIERELGMRLGWAEMTVESVSADANTAELLQIRSGAPLLLLHRLTHLEDGTPFDFETVRYRGDRCSLITTAAREPHQPPK; this is encoded by the coding sequence ATGGCCCGGCGACCGAACATCCCACCGAAGGACTTCCCACGTCCTGCGCCCAGGGAATACGCCGGTACCCGTGCCGATGCGGCGCGTTGGGCGCGCGACGTCCTGCGTGGCCAGATCCTCGACGGAGTCTATGGCGGGCTGGCTGCGGCACGCCCGTTGCTTCCACCCGAGAACGAACTCGCCGCCGAGTTCGGCGTGAGCCGCAACGCGATCCGCGAAGCACTGGAACTGCTGCGCGGCGAAGGATTGATCACCCGGGTCCAAGGGGCGGGCACATTCGTCACCGGTGCCAAGCTGAGCCAGCGCATCGACCGGCTGGAAGGTCTGGCAGAGTCACTGGCCGGTCATCAACTGCCCGTGGAGAACACGGTGCTGTCGGTGCGGGAAGCGGTCGCCTCCCCGTTCGTCGCGGCCAAGCTCCAGCTCCCGGAGAACGCCCCGATCCTGTTCATCGAGCGGTTGCGCTCGGTCGGCGGCGTGCCGCTGTCGCTGGACACCACCTCACTGCGGATCGGCGCGATACCCGTCGACGCCAACCTGGACAGTCAGGACGTCTTCGCCCTGATCGAACGCGAACTCGGCATGCGGCTCGGCTGGGCCGAGATGACCGTCGAGTCGGTTTCAGCGGATGCAAACACCGCTGAGCTTCTGCAAATCCGTTCCGGTGCACCGCTGTTACTGCTACACCGGTTGACCCACCTGGAAGACGGAACACCCTTCGACTTCGAGACCGTGCGGTATCGCGGCGACCGGTGCTCGCTGATCACCACCGCCGCGCGGGAACCACACCAGCCGCCAAAGTAG
- the rraA gene encoding ribonuclease E activity regulator RraA yields MSTSDLYDEHGEALESCDLPLLNYGGVREFSGEIVTFRSREDNLILKDLIAEPGEGRVIVVDTEGVTRCAMLGDNMALTAHRNGWAGLVVNGAVRDVEALAAIPIGIKALGSNPRRSYKAGAGERNVPVTFGGALFTPGEILVSDADGIVVGSAALLG; encoded by the coding sequence ATGAGTACGTCCGACCTCTACGACGAGCACGGTGAGGCTCTCGAATCCTGCGACCTGCCGCTCCTGAATTACGGCGGTGTCCGCGAATTCTCCGGGGAGATCGTGACTTTCCGCTCCCGCGAAGACAACCTGATCCTCAAAGACCTGATCGCCGAGCCCGGCGAAGGACGGGTGATCGTGGTCGACACCGAGGGCGTCACGCGGTGCGCGATGCTCGGTGACAACATGGCGCTCACGGCGCACCGCAACGGATGGGCCGGTCTGGTGGTCAACGGCGCCGTTCGCGACGTCGAGGCACTGGCCGCCATCCCGATCGGCATCAAGGCGCTCGGGTCGAACCCACGGCGCAGTTACAAGGCCGGTGCCGGTGAGCGAAACGTCCCGGTCACGTTCGGCGGGGCCCTGTTCACCCCGGGTGAGATCCTGGTCAGCGACGCCGACGGGATCGTCGTCGGATCGGCCGCCCTCCTCGGCTGA
- a CDS encoding arylsulfatase: MPEKPNIVYFHVDNLGMGELGCYGGGILRGADTARMDAFAAESLKLSHFVVEPQCTPTRSALMTGRYPIRSGNHTIALGGNGGGIVAWERTMGDILSEAGYATACFGKWHIGAEDGRWPTDHGFDEWYGPARTYDECLWPDDPWYNGDRDGYSYMYDGTKAAGVRTTDQQLTVKLKGEVDGEYDRRAKAFMKRSVEEGKPFYLYHNHSLMHFPMEVREEFKGKSTNGAWGDSLLMLDHDFGSILDALTELGIEDNTIVIMAGDNGAEDHLAGRGTAGFFDGSYFSSAEGGIRTPCLIRWPGKVAPRESNEMVHVTDMFPTLLRWAGCEVPDDRIIDGIDQREFFGGAEESKREGCMVWLNEELHAVKWSQFKINFKRQQHFHDPEIPLGFARITNLLEDPKEREAVNQTWVRWWVMQHAYRFIQEFEASVETEELIPAGAPIDFVPARSSQ, encoded by the coding sequence ATGCCCGAAAAACCCAACATCGTGTATTTCCACGTCGACAATCTCGGGATGGGGGAGCTCGGCTGCTACGGCGGCGGCATCCTGCGCGGCGCCGACACCGCCCGGATGGACGCCTTTGCCGCGGAATCGCTGAAGCTTTCCCACTTTGTCGTCGAACCGCAGTGCACGCCCACCCGTTCGGCGCTGATGACCGGGCGGTATCCGATCAGGTCCGGCAACCACACCATCGCACTGGGCGGAAATGGTGGCGGCATCGTCGCCTGGGAGCGCACCATGGGCGACATTCTGTCCGAAGCAGGCTACGCCACAGCGTGTTTCGGGAAGTGGCACATCGGAGCGGAGGACGGACGCTGGCCGACCGATCACGGGTTCGACGAGTGGTACGGCCCGGCCCGCACGTACGACGAATGCTTGTGGCCCGACGATCCCTGGTACAACGGCGATCGCGACGGTTATTCCTACATGTACGACGGCACCAAGGCCGCGGGTGTCCGCACCACCGATCAGCAGCTGACCGTCAAGCTCAAAGGTGAGGTCGACGGCGAATACGACCGCCGCGCAAAAGCGTTCATGAAGCGCAGCGTCGAAGAAGGTAAACCCTTCTACCTGTATCACAACCACTCGCTGATGCATTTCCCGATGGAGGTGCGCGAGGAGTTCAAGGGCAAGAGCACCAACGGGGCGTGGGGGGATTCGCTGCTGATGCTCGACCATGACTTCGGCAGCATTCTGGACGCGCTGACCGAACTCGGCATCGAGGACAACACCATCGTCATCATGGCCGGGGACAACGGCGCGGAAGACCACCTGGCCGGGCGCGGCACCGCAGGGTTCTTCGACGGGTCGTACTTCAGCTCCGCCGAGGGCGGTATCCGGACCCCGTGCCTGATCCGGTGGCCCGGCAAGGTCGCGCCACGCGAGAGCAACGAAATGGTGCACGTCACCGACATGTTTCCGACCCTGCTGCGGTGGGCGGGCTGCGAGGTGCCTGACGACCGGATCATCGACGGTATCGACCAACGCGAATTCTTCGGTGGGGCAGAGGAATCCAAGCGGGAGGGCTGCATGGTGTGGCTCAACGAGGAGCTGCATGCGGTGAAGTGGTCGCAGTTCAAGATCAACTTCAAGCGCCAGCAGCACTTCCACGATCCGGAGATCCCACTGGGCTTCGCGCGCATCACCAACCTTCTCGAGGATCCGAAGGAACGCGAGGCGGTCAACCAGACCTGGGTGCGGTGGTGGGTCATGCAGCACGCGTACCGGTTCATCCAAGAGTTCGAGGCCAGCGTCGAGACTGAAGAGCTCATCCCGGCCGGCGCACCGATCGATTTCGTCCCCGCCCGCAGTAGCCAGTAG
- a CDS encoding patatin-like phospholipase family protein: MATKRSSPRRADLVLSGGGVKGIGLVGAVGALLDAGYEVERVSGTSAGSLVGAVVAAAAQQGSLTSDQVRDIALSVPYRKFRDSGPIESIPVLGTAWGLLRETGVYRGDFAHDWIRGELKNLGVNTFGDLAIDDDHLLADRRYRLVVTVTDLTTGQLVRLPWDYRRVYGLDPDEQSVADAVRASMAIPFLFQPVTLKDAAGEASTLVDGGVLSNFPIDSFDRPDGREPRWPTFGVTVVPYLPAPSVEQLIPGLGLLSWRGPSLLESLLTTMLVGHDQTYLSQPWVKVRAIQVDSTNVGVLDFDIAREQAEALYDKGYAAARLFLETWDWPAYLERFRSAHFVG; encoded by the coding sequence ATGGCGACGAAGCGAAGCTCGCCCCGACGTGCGGACCTCGTGTTGTCGGGCGGCGGGGTCAAGGGCATCGGGCTGGTCGGGGCGGTCGGCGCCCTGCTCGACGCGGGGTACGAGGTCGAGCGGGTGTCGGGCACGTCGGCAGGATCGTTGGTCGGCGCGGTGGTGGCCGCGGCGGCCCAGCAGGGCTCGCTGACCAGCGACCAGGTGCGCGACATCGCGCTGAGCGTGCCGTACCGCAAGTTCCGCGACAGCGGGCCCATCGAGAGCATCCCGGTGCTCGGCACGGCATGGGGACTGCTGCGGGAAACCGGCGTGTACCGCGGTGATTTCGCCCACGACTGGATCCGCGGTGAGCTGAAGAACCTGGGTGTCAACACGTTCGGCGACCTCGCCATCGACGATGACCATCTGCTGGCCGACCGGCGCTACCGCCTCGTGGTCACGGTCACCGACCTCACCACCGGGCAACTGGTCCGGCTGCCGTGGGACTACCGCCGTGTCTATGGGCTGGACCCCGACGAGCAGTCCGTCGCCGACGCGGTGCGCGCGTCGATGGCGATCCCGTTCCTGTTCCAGCCTGTCACGCTGAAAGATGCTGCGGGCGAGGCGTCGACGCTCGTCGACGGTGGGGTGCTGTCGAACTTCCCGATCGACTCCTTCGACCGGCCCGACGGCCGGGAGCCGCGGTGGCCGACGTTCGGGGTGACGGTGGTGCCGTACCTGCCTGCACCGTCGGTCGAGCAGCTGATCCCCGGGCTCGGGCTTTTGAGCTGGCGTGGGCCATCGTTGTTGGAGAGCCTGCTGACCACCATGCTGGTCGGCCACGACCAGACGTATCTCAGCCAGCCGTGGGTGAAAGTGCGTGCTATCCAGGTCGATTCGACCAACGTCGGCGTGCTCGACTTTGACATCGCCCGCGAGCAGGCCGAAGCGCTGTACGACAAGGGGTACGCGGCCGCGCGGCTGTTCCTGGAGACGTGGGACTGGCCCGCGTACCTGGAGCGGTTCCGGTCGGCGCACTTCGTGGGGTAG
- a CDS encoding YidH family protein: MEPDYRFTLANERTFLAWQRTSLGLLAAAVAVVQFMPELTMPGVRHILGVAVGALAILTAIAGLRRWAQVDRAMRHDQPLPRAAVPAYLTAALATMGLVTVGVAVAATLR; this comes from the coding sequence ATGGAGCCCGATTACCGGTTCACGCTGGCCAACGAACGCACGTTTCTGGCATGGCAGCGGACGTCCCTCGGCTTGCTCGCCGCGGCCGTCGCTGTGGTGCAGTTCATGCCCGAACTGACAATGCCCGGTGTTCGCCACATACTGGGTGTGGCGGTCGGTGCCCTGGCGATCCTGACCGCGATTGCGGGCCTGCGTCGGTGGGCCCAGGTGGATCGCGCCATGCGCCACGACCAGCCGCTGCCCCGCGCTGCCGTGCCTGCGTATCTCACAGCCGCTCTGGCGACGATGGGGCTGGTCACGGTCGGTGTGGCCGTCGCCGCCACGCTCCGATGA